Proteins found in one Bremerella volcania genomic segment:
- a CDS encoding class I SAM-dependent methyltransferase, whose amino-acid sequence MATKDFGVIETDYAFFMSHATEAKSDVEEYARKLVGFGNGRSDIHLLDFGCGTGEFSRQLLDALAWPKASLYLTLFEPVDHQQEIAAKRLSCYSDHAIASLGEASYDQRPTFDVILSNHVLYYAENLGQTIDQLLERLHPEGKMLLAMAGHENALIKLWKVGFDLLNQPIPYYVAEDVAENLASHDVRIEMSLSHYQLRFPDSEENRWKILRFLFGDYLRKIPREELLQEFDPYVEDDHIAINTFSEHFLVELNAKA is encoded by the coding sequence ATGGCAACGAAGGACTTTGGCGTGATCGAAACCGATTACGCGTTTTTCATGTCGCATGCCACCGAGGCGAAAAGCGACGTCGAGGAGTATGCCCGTAAGCTGGTCGGTTTCGGCAACGGGCGATCGGACATTCATCTGCTCGACTTTGGCTGCGGTACCGGAGAATTCAGTCGCCAACTTCTCGATGCCCTGGCGTGGCCCAAGGCATCGCTGTATCTGACTCTCTTTGAACCGGTCGATCATCAACAAGAGATCGCAGCCAAAAGGTTGTCGTGCTACAGCGATCATGCGATCGCCAGCTTGGGGGAAGCCTCGTACGACCAGCGGCCGACCTTCGACGTGATTCTTTCCAATCACGTCTTGTATTACGCCGAAAACCTGGGCCAGACGATCGACCAGTTGTTGGAACGCTTGCATCCCGAGGGAAAAATGCTGTTGGCGATGGCCGGTCACGAGAATGCTCTGATCAAGCTTTGGAAAGTCGGCTTCGACCTGCTCAATCAGCCGATTCCCTATTACGTAGCCGAGGACGTTGCCGAGAACCTCGCTTCCCACGACGTCCGTATCGAAATGTCCCTGTCACACTACCAGCTACGTTTTCCCGATAGCGAAGAGAACCGCTGGAAGATCCTGCGGTTCCTGTTCGGCGACTACCTCCGAAAGATTCCACGGGAAGAACTTCTTCAGGAATTTGATCCGTACGTGGAAGACGATCACATCGCGATCAACACGTTCAGCGAACACTTCCTGGTCGAGCTGAACGCGAAAGCGTGA
- a CDS encoding YybH family protein, producing the protein MKFLSSPSRCHLTGKIGDGLLACSIVLLLSAAGYAQSTEPTNKPLEKELQTAFQAFEKAFNQHDAKAIANLWQEDAVHHQTTVAGNLKGRAAILAAYEALFQADPQAKLVITLNSFREVAPNVVSVKCSTQLSHSDKSVSFSRLSALLAKHDDQWLISEVEETDVPPSAAGSPSGLQQLEWLVGVWVDGDEKATVSNQVYWISGGNFLARNYQMNTPQGFGQYGMQILGWDNEHNVIRCWQFDGDGSFGEGTFEQTGPATWRCPMVVKLVDGRRASYSQVIERVSPNELKLSLVNMEVDGHALPGTGPDKLTRYGN; encoded by the coding sequence ATGAAGTTTCTATCTTCGCCCAGTAGATGCCATCTTACCGGTAAGATCGGCGATGGTTTGCTGGCATGCTCTATTGTGTTGCTGCTTAGTGCGGCGGGTTACGCCCAATCGACCGAGCCGACAAACAAACCGCTTGAGAAAGAACTGCAAACGGCTTTCCAGGCGTTTGAAAAGGCATTCAATCAGCACGATGCCAAAGCGATCGCCAACCTCTGGCAGGAAGATGCCGTCCATCACCAGACGACCGTGGCCGGCAATCTGAAGGGACGCGCCGCGATTCTAGCCGCGTACGAAGCTCTCTTTCAAGCCGATCCCCAGGCCAAGCTGGTAATCACGCTGAATTCGTTTCGTGAAGTCGCCCCCAATGTGGTCAGCGTGAAGTGCTCGACGCAGCTCTCGCACAGCGACAAGTCGGTATCGTTCTCGCGTTTGTCGGCACTGCTCGCCAAGCATGACGACCAGTGGCTGATCAGTGAAGTGGAAGAAACCGATGTGCCGCCCAGCGCCGCAGGCTCGCCCAGCGGTTTGCAACAACTCGAATGGCTGGTGGGTGTATGGGTCGACGGCGATGAAAAGGCGACCGTCTCGAATCAGGTCTATTGGATCAGTGGCGGTAACTTCCTGGCCCGCAATTATCAAATGAACACGCCGCAAGGTTTCGGCCAGTATGGCATGCAGATCCTCGGCTGGGACAACGAACATAACGTGATCCGCTGCTGGCAGTTTGACGGTGACGGAAGCTTCGGTGAAGGGACGTTCGAACAAACCGGTCCCGCGACTTGGCGCTGCCCGATGGTCGTGAAGCTGGTTGATGGTCGTCGTGCTTCGTACAGCCAGGTGATCGAGCGCGTTTCGCCAAACGAGTTGAAGCTCAGCCTGGTCAATATGGAAGTCGACGGTCACGCGCTTCCAGGAACGGGGCCTGACAAGCTTACCCGTTACGGCAACTAG
- a CDS encoding ABC transporter permease yields MNLRSIIWHELKSRPAGVAFNSLTIFLGVAALVAIRHVTVHSEEAVSKQLTNLGANILVLPKEATLQDYYAADQNGGTLPEEYVAEIFLAGLSGVEQVSPRLNVSTELNGHPVAITGILPQSEVESLATWQATTMFMTATETGCCNKASVATSDDLKAPEALVKHRAIQNLDKQALVLGADVAQKLNCQVNDRLKLQDENFTVIGILPVTGTVDDGRVFAHLHSIQRLWKKDSTCNAIEIVGCCEDAAGSLVPQLRELLPEAKVVTISQVVETQVGVNALMAKTSWIVLAVMIVVGGAGLAGSIASNVRERRREIGTLMALGATPGFIQKLFLGKAFVLGLGAGSVGCLVGVVAAIIAGPVWAGVAITPLIGTSLASIVAATLVALVAAWWPAQGAAHLDPCICFREV; encoded by the coding sequence ATGAACCTTCGTTCCATCATCTGGCACGAGCTGAAGTCGCGCCCGGCTGGGGTGGCGTTCAACAGCCTGACCATTTTTTTAGGAGTCGCTGCCCTGGTGGCGATTCGCCACGTCACGGTCCATTCGGAAGAAGCCGTGTCAAAGCAGCTGACCAACCTGGGAGCCAACATCCTGGTCCTTCCCAAGGAGGCCACGCTGCAAGATTATTATGCCGCCGATCAAAACGGCGGCACGCTACCGGAAGAATACGTCGCCGAAATCTTCCTCGCCGGTTTGTCCGGCGTCGAACAGGTTTCGCCGCGATTGAACGTCTCGACCGAGCTTAACGGCCATCCGGTGGCGATTACCGGTATCCTGCCGCAGTCGGAAGTCGAATCGCTGGCCACCTGGCAGGCAACGACCATGTTCATGACCGCGACCGAAACCGGCTGCTGCAATAAGGCCAGCGTCGCCACCAGCGACGACCTGAAAGCACCGGAGGCGCTAGTCAAACATCGAGCCATCCAGAATCTCGATAAGCAGGCGCTCGTCCTGGGTGCCGACGTCGCCCAGAAGCTGAACTGCCAGGTCAACGATCGGCTGAAGCTTCAAGACGAGAACTTCACCGTAATCGGCATTCTTCCCGTGACGGGCACCGTGGATGACGGACGCGTGTTCGCGCATCTGCATTCGATCCAGCGTCTGTGGAAGAAAGACTCGACCTGCAATGCGATTGAAATTGTCGGCTGCTGCGAAGACGCGGCTGGCAGCCTGGTACCACAGCTGCGCGAGCTTCTGCCGGAAGCCAAGGTCGTCACGATCTCGCAGGTGGTCGAAACGCAGGTCGGCGTCAACGCCCTGATGGCCAAGACGTCGTGGATCGTGCTGGCCGTGATGATCGTCGTCGGTGGAGCCGGCCTGGCCGGTTCGATCGCGTCGAACGTGCGGGAACGCCGCCGCGAGATTGGCACGTTGATGGCGCTCGGCGCTACGCCAGGGTTCATTCAGAAGCTGTTCCTGGGCAAGGCCTTTGTCTTGGGGCTAGGTGCAGGCAGCGTCGGATGCCTGGTCGGCGTCGTGGCCGCGATCATCGCCGGTCCGGTCTGGGCAGGCGTGGCGATCACGCCGCTGATCGGCACGTCGCTGGCTTCCATTGTGGCGGCTACGCTCGTCGCGCTGGTTGCCGCGTGGTGGCCAGCTCAGGGAGCGGCCCATCTCGATCCATGCATCTGTTTCCGGGAGGTGTAA
- a CDS encoding DUF1501 domain-containing protein: protein MNWLQEQTRRHFFRNCGVGIGKIALASLLAQSSEVVAEDASPFAPKPTHFPAKAKRVIYLFMAGAPSQLELFDYKPKLAEMEGKPIPPSVIAGQRYAFIQPDAAVLGPRFKFARHGQCGAEISEVLPGLSKVVDDIAIVRSVHTDHFNHSPAQLFCNTGNGVPGRPSMGSWLSYGLGSEANDLPSFVVLKSGGSLSGGAAMWNAGFLPSVHQGVPFRSHGQPILHVSNPPGYDDKAQRDSLDLIHHLNEKQLGDIGDPEIRTRMEAYEMAFRMQSRAPELMDYSQETKETLDLYGANPLDPKSDFATNCLMARRLAERGVRFVQVYHAGWDHHSNVEGGIRGQAKQTDQACAALVEDLRRRGMLEDTLVVWGGEFGRTPMVEASAALGRSQGRDHHPQAFTMWFAGGGIKPGFSLGKTDELGFNVVENQVHVHDVQATILKCLGIDHTKLTFRHRGLNFRLTGVEEHHPVDQLLI from the coding sequence ATGAACTGGTTACAAGAGCAAACGCGACGGCACTTCTTTCGCAATTGTGGTGTCGGCATCGGTAAGATCGCCCTGGCATCGCTATTGGCTCAGTCGAGTGAAGTCGTGGCCGAAGATGCAAGCCCATTCGCGCCCAAGCCAACGCACTTTCCGGCCAAGGCCAAGCGGGTGATCTACCTGTTCATGGCCGGCGCTCCAAGCCAGTTGGAACTTTTCGACTACAAACCGAAACTGGCCGAGATGGAAGGGAAGCCGATTCCCCCATCGGTGATCGCCGGTCAGCGCTATGCGTTCATTCAGCCTGATGCGGCGGTGCTCGGCCCTAGATTCAAGTTCGCCAGGCATGGTCAGTGCGGTGCCGAAATCTCGGAAGTGCTGCCTGGGTTGTCCAAGGTGGTCGATGACATCGCCATCGTGCGTTCGGTCCATACCGATCATTTCAACCATTCGCCGGCCCAACTGTTTTGCAATACGGGTAACGGTGTGCCAGGGCGTCCGAGCATGGGGTCGTGGCTCAGCTATGGGCTGGGGAGCGAAGCGAATGATTTGCCCTCGTTCGTGGTGCTCAAGAGTGGCGGTAGTTTGAGTGGCGGTGCGGCAATGTGGAACGCTGGCTTTTTGCCCTCGGTCCATCAAGGCGTACCCTTCCGCAGTCATGGCCAGCCGATCTTGCACGTTTCCAACCCGCCAGGCTACGACGACAAGGCCCAGCGTGACTCGCTCGACTTGATTCATCATCTGAACGAGAAGCAGCTGGGAGACATCGGCGATCCCGAGATTCGCACGCGGATGGAAGCGTACGAAATGGCCTTCCGCATGCAGTCGCGTGCTCCGGAACTAATGGACTATTCGCAAGAGACCAAGGAGACGCTTGACCTGTACGGGGCCAATCCGCTCGATCCGAAGAGTGACTTTGCCACCAACTGCTTGATGGCCCGTCGTCTCGCCGAGCGAGGTGTCCGATTCGTCCAGGTTTACCACGCCGGCTGGGACCATCATAGCAACGTTGAAGGAGGCATTCGCGGGCAGGCCAAGCAAACCGATCAAGCCTGTGCGGCGCTGGTCGAAGACCTTCGTCGCCGCGGCATGCTCGAGGACACGTTGGTGGTGTGGGGTGGTGAGTTCGGCCGCACGCCGATGGTCGAAGCGAGTGCCGCGCTGGGTCGAAGCCAGGGACGCGACCATCATCCGCAAGCGTTCACGATGTGGTTTGCCGGCGGCGGCATAAAGCCGGGGTTTTCGCTCGGCAAGACGGACGAACTCGGATTTAACGTCGTCGAGAACCAGGTACACGTCCACGACGTTCAGGCCACCATTCTCAAGTGCCTGGGGATCGACCATACGAAGCTGACGTTCCGTCATCGTGGGCTGAATTTCAGGCTGACCGGCGTCGAAGAGCATCATCCTGTCGATCAGTTGTTAATCTGA
- a CDS encoding HlyD family secretion protein, producing the protein MIALFVILYVAGIWLFYMKLKVKPTPVNLAACAVIGVVAVGAIVICWQFSAPTSSQLVVSRYTIQIVPQVRGPITKIEAKPNVPLTKGKDILFEIQRDPYQFAVNQSQGAVSAAEKTVEQLQAGIKVADATIQEATASLEAAKADLAAKEDANQRSPGAVSALELTELRARVAAAEAGVDKANAAKEVASFTLQTAQQQVDVAKAQLATAQFNLEQCTVYAPADGFVTNWQVREGAMAVPLPLAPMGTFIDTTRADIVGVFSQNVLKNVAPGDRVEMALKSHPGQVFAGTVDSVIQASGEGQFVTSGKLLDAASVHSSGKFAVKIVLDDEQFAKSLPMGTAGMATIYTQKGKPFQIISTVTVRIKAWMYYLLPM; encoded by the coding sequence ATGATTGCCTTGTTCGTCATTCTGTACGTGGCGGGGATTTGGCTCTTCTATATGAAGCTGAAGGTCAAGCCGACGCCGGTGAACCTGGCCGCGTGCGCCGTGATCGGCGTTGTCGCGGTGGGTGCGATCGTGATCTGCTGGCAGTTCTCGGCGCCGACGTCCAGTCAACTGGTCGTTTCGCGTTATACGATTCAGATCGTACCGCAGGTCCGAGGGCCCATTACCAAGATCGAAGCCAAGCCCAACGTGCCGCTGACCAAGGGAAAAGATATACTGTTTGAGATACAAAGAGATCCTTATCAGTTCGCCGTAAATCAGAGCCAAGGGGCCGTCAGTGCCGCCGAGAAAACGGTCGAGCAGTTGCAAGCGGGAATCAAAGTCGCCGATGCCACGATTCAAGAGGCGACGGCCAGTCTCGAGGCGGCCAAGGCTGACCTGGCTGCCAAGGAAGATGCCAACCAGCGATCACCAGGGGCCGTGAGCGCCTTGGAACTGACGGAACTGCGGGCGAGGGTCGCGGCCGCGGAAGCAGGCGTTGATAAAGCAAACGCAGCGAAAGAAGTTGCCTCATTTACGCTGCAGACGGCACAGCAGCAAGTCGACGTCGCCAAGGCCCAGCTTGCAACGGCCCAGTTCAATCTCGAGCAGTGCACCGTCTACGCGCCGGCCGATGGTTTTGTGACGAACTGGCAAGTCCGCGAGGGGGCGATGGCCGTGCCGCTGCCGCTGGCTCCCATGGGCACGTTCATCGATACGACCCGTGCCGATATCGTCGGAGTTTTCAGTCAGAATGTGCTGAAGAATGTCGCCCCCGGCGATCGTGTCGAAATGGCACTGAAGAGCCATCCCGGTCAGGTATTCGCCGGTACGGTCGATTCCGTCATCCAGGCCAGCGGGGAAGGGCAGTTCGTCACCTCAGGCAAACTACTGGATGCCGCCAGTGTTCATTCCAGCGGTAAATTTGCCGTCAAAATCGTGTTAGACGACGAGCAATTTGCCAAGTCGCTTCCCATGGGAACCGCTGGCATGGCGACGATTTACACGCAAAAAGGGAAACCATTTCAGATCATCAGCACCGTTACGGTCCGTATCAAGGCCTGGATGTATTACCTGTTGCCGATGTAA
- a CDS encoding ABC transporter ATP-binding protein, translating into MIQLEAIRKDYQRRGQALTAFQCESQRIEDGEYIAIVGPSGSGKTTLLSMLGGMLSPTTGRVLVDGVSLYEHSVAERSAIRGRKMGFVFQSFNLIPYLSALQNVQIPLSFSGIPAAEQQARATEMLTHLGLAERLHHKPSELSVGQQQRVALARTLVNDPQIILADEPTGNLDPTSREVVLETFDQCHQQGRTLVVVTHDPSVAQRATRRLTLVDGMLVDEDKASSAVSARVSAA; encoded by the coding sequence ATGATTCAACTTGAAGCGATCCGCAAGGACTACCAACGACGCGGCCAGGCATTGACCGCGTTTCAGTGCGAATCTCAGCGAATCGAAGACGGCGAGTACATCGCCATCGTCGGACCCAGCGGAAGCGGCAAGACGACCCTGCTTTCGATGCTCGGTGGAATGCTTTCACCGACGACTGGACGCGTGCTGGTCGATGGGGTCTCATTGTACGAACACTCGGTCGCCGAGCGTTCGGCTATTCGCGGTCGGAAGATGGGCTTTGTATTTCAAAGCTTCAATCTGATTCCGTACCTGTCCGCACTTCAGAACGTGCAGATCCCGCTCAGTTTCTCGGGCATTCCGGCAGCCGAGCAGCAAGCACGCGCGACCGAGATGCTAACGCACCTGGGCCTGGCCGAGCGGCTGCATCACAAGCCGTCGGAACTAAGCGTCGGACAGCAGCAGCGCGTCGCCTTGGCACGCACGCTGGTCAACGATCCCCAGATCATCCTGGCCGACGAACCGACCGGCAACCTCGACCCGACCAGCCGAGAAGTCGTGCTGGAAACGTTCGACCAATGCCATCAGCAAGGGAGAACCTTAGTGGTGGTAACCCACGACCCTAGCGTCGCTCAGCGTGCCACGCGGCGTTTGACGCTGGTGGATGGAATGCTGGTTGACGAGGACAAGGCGAGTTCGGCTGTATCGGCGCGAGTTTCTGCCGCGTAA
- a CDS encoding DUF3302 domain-containing protein produces the protein MDIATLFAWFVIAVLFSVVVAAIVGLGSLPGGIAKQRNHPHADAINAASWIGLALGGILWPIAFVWAFIPFGKSNSTGDGEVESLRKQVAQLQAELASLKNAST, from the coding sequence ATGGACATTGCCACGCTGTTCGCCTGGTTCGTCATTGCGGTCTTGTTTTCTGTGGTCGTCGCCGCGATTGTTGGTTTAGGGTCGCTGCCTGGCGGTATCGCAAAGCAGCGGAATCATCCCCACGCCGATGCCATCAATGCGGCCAGTTGGATTGGACTGGCGCTGGGCGGAATCCTTTGGCCGATCGCGTTCGTGTGGGCGTTTATTCCTTTTGGCAAATCGAACTCCACCGGTGATGGGGAAGTCGAGTCACTCCGCAAACAGGTCGCCCAGCTTCAAGCCGAACTGGCTTCCCTTAAGAATGCGTCCACTTAA
- a CDS encoding DUF2314 domain-containing protein yields the protein MSDQESTAILTPANDPEMVEAAEKARQTFKYFWREMSWERRRIIPGLELAAVKATFEDPPELRTGDSDELEKEHMWLMDVDFDGKHLTGTLINSPHSLKSVKEGDEVKIPGKQICDWMYVMFGKVYGGFTVDLMRSRLAPSERREHDNAWGFDFGEVGVVNLVPPDYIGEKPVKQGFFSKLFGGAAKQQPQDYAKVAAHEHPMSVNMRPSFEEALAGNPEMLNEPDDRGFTFLHQLALGGSLDGVDVCLNNGADPNKPAGNGMTPYMLAKSLGWKKVMKRLEEAGGA from the coding sequence ATGTCCGATCAAGAATCGACCGCCATTCTTACCCCAGCCAACGACCCCGAGATGGTAGAAGCCGCTGAAAAAGCGCGGCAGACCTTCAAATACTTCTGGCGCGAGATGTCGTGGGAACGCCGCCGAATCATCCCGGGGCTGGAGCTTGCCGCCGTGAAAGCGACCTTTGAAGATCCTCCCGAACTACGCACCGGCGACTCGGATGAACTCGAAAAAGAGCACATGTGGCTGATGGACGTTGACTTCGACGGCAAGCACCTGACCGGCACGCTGATCAACTCTCCCCACTCGCTCAAGTCGGTGAAAGAAGGGGACGAGGTGAAGATCCCCGGCAAGCAGATTTGCGATTGGATGTACGTCATGTTCGGCAAGGTCTACGGCGGCTTTACGGTCGACCTGATGCGGTCGCGTCTGGCTCCCAGCGAACGCCGCGAACATGACAATGCGTGGGGCTTTGATTTCGGCGAAGTGGGGGTCGTCAATCTCGTACCGCCAGATTACATCGGCGAGAAGCCAGTCAAGCAAGGCTTCTTCAGCAAGCTGTTTGGTGGCGCCGCCAAGCAACAACCGCAAGACTACGCCAAGGTCGCCGCCCACGAGCACCCCATGTCGGTCAACATGCGTCCCTCGTTCGAGGAAGCCTTGGCCGGCAATCCCGAGATGCTCAACGAGCCAGACGACAGGGGGTTCACCTTCCTGCACCAGTTGGCCCTGGGAGGCTCGCTCGATGGCGTCGACGTTTGCCTGAACAACGGCGCCGACCCGAACAAGCCTGCCGGCAACGGCATGACGCCGTACATGCTGGCCAAGTCGCTGGGATGGAAGAAGGTGATGAAGCGATTGGAAGAGGCTGGCGGGGCTTAA
- a CDS encoding PSD1 and planctomycete cytochrome C domain-containing protein, with protein sequence MSLRRVLFLCLALVVAVGLDGRLAMAESTIDFNRDIRPIFAARCFACHGPDESHREADLRLDQREAAIDYGAIVPGTPDESLLVERILSDDPDLVMPPPHTNDTLTAEQKEKFQRWIQEGAPYAEHWAFVPPEKPPVPEVSDPNWPRGDIDRFVLARLEKEGLQPSPEADRYALVRRVYLDLIGLPPTPAEADAFVHDQDPQAYEKLVDRLLASPHYGERWAREWLDLARYSDTNGYEKDRPRSIWPYRDWVIRAINDDMPFDQFTIEQIAGDMLPDATESQKIATGFHRNTMLNEEGGIDPLEYRFYAMVDRVATTGTVWLGLTVGCAQCHTHKYDPITHTDYYSFMALMNNADEPDFHIQPDDIVKRREELTAQIEKLTAELARQFPPMEGEGEEDERRQANLQAKRSAWLETARAEATKWQPLPATKLESNMPKLESLPDHSILSSGDITKRDVFTLTYTIDASQLPLTALRLEAMADPRLPAGGPGRTYYEGREGDFFLSELSARFDGHPVKLDGASQSYGKISIGSGSADAANVLDGDGSTGWSTAQREGESHQLVVNLPQPITTPGELKIQLLFERHFAASLGRFRFSAASLDRQATAKEMPVEMESLLAKSAEELSPEQQEQIDHYYLSIAPELADARKPIDELRKKMPAFPKTLVMQERPADNPRPTFLHHRGEYLSPKEAVTPRVPEFLGDELTDGPSNRLELARWLVSQENPLTARVVVNRAWQALFGRGLAESSGDFGTQSDPPTHPELLDYLACSLMENGWSMKGLHRQIVLSATYRQTADAPGELRAEDPANRLLARGPRFRVDAEIVRDIMLKASGQFSDKMFGPGVYPPQPESVTALAYGDFKWKPSTGKDRYRRSIYTFSKRTTPFAAFAVFDAPSGEVCTAKRDRSNTPLQALTLLNDAMYIELAQALATAAQRESSTPEAIAENIFRRLLTRPPAEDELKVILAFRNQQLARLQSGELDVQVIGSQKSSSPEQAAWVMVARSLMNLDEAVTKP encoded by the coding sequence ATGTCGCTTCGTCGAGTTCTTTTCCTTTGCCTGGCTCTCGTTGTGGCCGTTGGTCTCGATGGGCGTCTGGCCATGGCCGAGTCTACGATTGATTTCAATCGCGACATTCGTCCGATCTTTGCCGCGCGATGCTTTGCGTGCCACGGCCCCGATGAGTCGCACCGTGAGGCCGATCTGCGGTTGGACCAGCGCGAAGCGGCCATCGATTACGGAGCGATTGTCCCAGGCACACCGGACGAGAGCCTGCTGGTCGAACGGATCTTAAGCGACGATCCCGACCTGGTGATGCCCCCACCGCATACCAACGACACGCTGACGGCCGAGCAGAAAGAGAAGTTTCAAAGGTGGATTCAAGAGGGAGCCCCCTACGCCGAGCACTGGGCATTCGTGCCGCCGGAGAAGCCGCCGGTGCCAGAGGTTTCAGATCCCAATTGGCCCAGGGGCGACATCGATCGGTTTGTGCTGGCTCGCCTTGAGAAGGAAGGGTTGCAGCCTTCACCGGAAGCGGATAGATACGCACTGGTTCGCCGCGTGTACCTGGACCTGATCGGACTGCCCCCGACACCCGCCGAGGCGGACGCATTCGTTCACGACCAGGATCCTCAGGCGTATGAAAAGCTGGTCGATCGTTTGTTGGCGTCTCCGCACTACGGCGAACGGTGGGCCCGCGAGTGGTTGGACCTGGCTCGCTACTCCGATACCAACGGCTACGAGAAAGACCGTCCCCGTTCGATCTGGCCTTACCGAGACTGGGTCATTCGCGCGATCAACGACGACATGCCGTTCGATCAATTCACGATCGAGCAAATTGCCGGCGACATGCTGCCCGATGCAACCGAAAGCCAGAAGATCGCGACCGGCTTTCACCGCAATACGATGCTCAACGAAGAAGGGGGGATCGACCCGCTCGAGTACCGTTTCTATGCGATGGTCGACCGCGTCGCCACGACCGGGACCGTTTGGCTGGGGCTGACCGTGGGATGTGCCCAGTGCCACACGCACAAGTACGACCCGATCACGCATACCGACTACTACTCGTTCATGGCCTTGATGAATAACGCCGACGAGCCAGATTTCCATATTCAACCAGACGATATCGTCAAGCGTCGTGAGGAACTCACCGCGCAGATCGAAAAGCTGACGGCGGAACTCGCCAGGCAGTTTCCACCGATGGAAGGAGAGGGAGAGGAAGACGAGCGGCGTCAAGCGAACCTTCAGGCCAAGCGTTCGGCCTGGCTGGAGACTGCCAGGGCCGAGGCCACCAAGTGGCAACCCCTGCCAGCCACTAAGCTGGAAAGCAATATGCCGAAGCTGGAGTCGCTGCCGGATCACTCGATTCTTTCCAGTGGGGACATCACCAAGCGTGACGTGTTTACGTTGACCTACACGATCGACGCCAGCCAATTGCCTCTGACGGCATTGCGGCTCGAAGCGATGGCGGACCCTCGCTTACCGGCCGGCGGCCCAGGACGCACCTACTACGAAGGCCGGGAAGGGGACTTCTTTCTCAGTGAGCTATCTGCCAGGTTCGATGGCCACCCGGTCAAGCTGGACGGCGCCTCGCAGAGCTACGGCAAGATCAGCATCGGCAGTGGTAGTGCCGACGCGGCCAACGTGCTCGATGGCGACGGTTCGACCGGTTGGTCGACCGCTCAGCGGGAAGGAGAGTCGCATCAGTTGGTGGTCAATTTGCCGCAGCCGATCACTACGCCCGGCGAGTTGAAGATTCAGCTGTTGTTCGAACGCCACTTCGCGGCCAGCCTGGGAAGATTCCGCTTTTCGGCGGCCTCGCTCGATCGACAGGCCACGGCCAAAGAGATGCCCGTTGAAATGGAATCGCTGCTCGCCAAATCCGCGGAAGAGCTTTCGCCTGAGCAGCAGGAACAGATCGATCACTACTATCTTTCGATTGCCCCGGAACTGGCCGACGCTCGCAAGCCGATCGATGAGCTGCGAAAGAAGATGCCGGCGTTTCCCAAGACGCTCGTGATGCAAGAGCGACCCGCCGACAACCCACGCCCGACGTTTCTTCATCACCGAGGCGAGTACCTGAGCCCGAAAGAGGCGGTCACGCCGCGCGTGCCGGAGTTTTTGGGGGACGAATTGACCGATGGTCCGAGTAACCGCTTGGAGCTTGCGCGGTGGCTGGTCAGTCAAGAAAATCCTTTGACGGCCCGGGTGGTGGTGAACCGAGCCTGGCAGGCGCTGTTTGGCCGAGGACTGGCCGAAAGCAGTGGCGACTTTGGGACGCAGTCGGATCCGCCGACCCATCCGGAGTTGCTCGATTACCTGGCTTGCTCGCTGATGGAGAATGGCTGGTCGATGAAAGGGCTGCATCGCCAGATCGTGCTCAGTGCAACCTATCGCCAGACGGCAGACGCTCCGGGGGAACTTCGCGCGGAGGATCCTGCGAATCGGCTCCTAGCCCGCGGCCCTCGGTTTCGCGTCGATGCGGAAATCGTCCGCGACATTATGCTCAAGGCCAGCGGTCAGTTCTCGGACAAGATGTTCGGCCCCGGCGTCTATCCGCCGCAGCCTGAGAGCGTGACGGCGCTGGCCTACGGAGATTTCAAGTGGAAGCCATCGACCGGCAAAGATCGCTATCGTCGCTCGATTTACACGTTCAGCAAACGCACGACCCCCTTCGCGGCGTTTGCGGTGTTCGATGCACCGAGCGGTGAGGTATGCACGGCCAAACGAGATCGCAGCAACACGCCGCTGCAAGCGTTGACGCTGCTGAATGACGCGATGTACATCGAACTGGCCCAGGCGTTGGCAACAGCGGCCCAGCGCGAGTCGTCGACGCCGGAAGCGATTGCCGAGAACATTTTCCGGCGTCTGCTGACGCGGCCGCCTGCCGAGGACGAATTGAAGGTGATCCTGGCGTTTCGAAATCAACAACTCGCTCGACTGCAAAGTGGAGAGCTTGACGTCCAGGTCATTGGCTCGCAGAAATCGAGTTCGCCAGAGCAAGCGGCTTGGGTCATGGTGGCTCGCTCGCTGATGAACCTGGACGAAGCCGTTACCAAACCTTAA